ACTTGTCCCGTTTTTTGTCGTGGATCTCGTTCCAGCTACGGCGTCACGCCCAGCTTGCGTTCCATTTCTTCCAGCGGCACCCCTTTGGTCTCGGGGACCATCGTTACGACCCAGATCAATTGCAGCACCATCATGCCGCAGAAGAAGAGGAAAATAGCGCCCATGCCCAGTTGCTCGGCGAAAAGTGGAAAGAGCGCGGTGATCAGCGCGGCGAAGATCCAGTGGGTGAAACTGCCGAGCGATTGTCCCATCGCGCGATAGCGATTGGGGAAAACTTCCGAAATCAGCACCCAAATGACGGCGCCTTGTCCGATCGCGTGCGAGGCGATGAAGAGATTCACGCAAGCGGCTAGAACGACGTAATGATCGTTCCAAGAGGCCCAACTGCACCCCAGCAGCGAACTGATATAGCCAAACGATCCGATCACCAGCAGCGTCTTCCGCCCCAAGCGATCGATCAGCCAGAGTCCGGCGAAGGTGAAAACCAAATTGACGAATCCGATACTGATCGAGGTCTGCAGCGCCGCCTCGCCGCTAAGTCCCGCTTCCTTAAAGATACGCGGCGCAAAATAGAGAATCGCGTTGATGCCGGACATCTGGTTGAAGAATGCGACCAAGAAGGCCAGCATGATCGGCGTGAACATCTTCGCCGACCAAAAGCTCGATAGCGATTTCTTTTCGACTATCGCGGCCTCGGCGATCTCGTCGGCGAGTGCGTCAATCTCCTCCGGCGTGCGATCGGGCGCCACCATTTGCAGCACGTGCAAGCCGGCGGCGCGATCATCCTGTTTGGTAATCAGCCAGCGGGGGCTTTCGGGAAGGGTGAAACACATCAGCGTGTAAATGATCGCCGGAAACGCTTCGACTCCCAGCATCCATCGCCAGGCGTGGGGGCCGACGCCGGCCAGCGCCGCGTTCGATGCGTATGCGATCAAGATGCCAAAGACAATGTTGAACTGGAACATCGCCGCCAGACGCCCGCGCCGCTCCGGCGGTGAAATTTCGGAAATGTAGAGAGGTGCGGTAACCGTGGAAATTCCGACCCCCAAGCCGCCGATGAACCGAGCGATCATGAACGTATTCACATCGGTCGCCAGCGCGGACCAGACCGCCGAGATAAAATAGAACGCACCGATCGAAATCAGCGTCTTACGCCGTCCCCAAGCATCGGTCGGCCAACCGCCGATCAGCGAACCGAGCACGGTTCCCCAGAGCGCGGCGCTCATGGCCAGGCCATGGGTGACCTTATCGAGCTTCCACAAATTTTCGATGGTTTCTTCGGCGCCAGAGATGACGACGGTATCAAAACCGAATAAAAAGCCGGCCAACGCCGACGTCAACGACCAATAGAAAAGACGACTCGTCATAATACGCGGGGGCTAAAGCAGACGTTCGTAAGGGGGTGATTGGCGACATCTTAGCATCAACGGCTCAGCAACGCGAAATCGCTTCGAGATGGGACCGTCACCGCCGGCGTCTGATGGTGATTACCGCATCGGCGCCATCTCTCCGGTGTACCGAGTGGAACGAGCAAGAGTCATGCTGGGGAGTTGCTCAGCAATCTCATGGATCGATACGGCGATCACTTGCGCGTTTTTATTGTTGACGATCGTGATAGCGACCAACTCGCCGGTTCGATCAAACATCGGATTTCCTTGTGGAGAATCTTCGCTGCGAGCGGTCGTATAGATGGTTCGATATTGCTTGGGGTCCGACCTATTAAAAGTGCGTCGGTGTGGAGGTTGCAATAGCCCATTGGCGACAATTTGTTGACGCGGAAAGGGAAAAGCGTCGGTCTCAAAATAGAGAAGCGGATCGCCGATCTTGACGGTCATGTTCTTGGAAGCCAGGAGCGGACTGACGCGCGTCGCTTCCAACTCAAAGCCATGCGTGTCGACGATGACCGCCGCGAGAGGATTTTCATCGTCCGCGTGGTTAGCAAAGTGTCCCAGGACAGTCGTCTTTTGTTGATTGCAGAACACCGCTTCGCCGGCGACGGCATCTTGGATAAGTGACGCGGTCGTGACGACCAAGCCATCTTTGCTGACAACGACTCCGCCTCCGTGCACGACTCGACCATCTTGTTTGGTCATCGTGAGTTGGACGACGATCGGCTCTAGCGTCGGCGACAACGGCGTCAAGTTATTCGGATCGGAGACCGGCGGCATGGAAGGAACCGTCCGTGGCGGCATCGTAACCGGCGGTTGTCTGTTGACCACCGGCGGATTCGTCATCGGCGGTCGAGTATAACCAGGCCGCGGCGCAGCAGCGTGATTGCCGGGCGAAAACATTCCTGGCGGCGGCCGTTCACTTGGTCGCGCTCGGGCCTCGGCGGCGTAGGCGTCGTTCCAGCCTGATACGAAACCGTTGCCGGGCGCTCCCCCATCTTCTGGCATGGTGATCTGGACCGTCGGCGCGGTTGGCTTTGACCTGCCGCATCCCATCATTGCGATCACGACGACAGTCAGGCAGGAAAGACGTGCGAGTGACATAGTTGGCCAGATCCTCAGGCGACGCAAAAAATGAGTGAGGTCCAATATACCTGACAGCCTGCCGGCCGCCAAAGTCTGGGCGCTCTCAGGCTCCTGGCGATTCGCGGCGCGGGCGAATCTGGTAAATTGAATTTTCGCCTGGCGTTTGCCGCGGGGCGCTGAATTTTGACGACTACGGAGATTGCCACCGATGATTTATGTGATTGCGACGATTGAGCTTGAGCCTGGCTCGCGCGAACAATTTTTAACCGCCTTTCATGCGTTAGTGCCGTTGGTGCACGCCGAGAAAGGGTGCCTTGAGTATGGTCCGACCATTGATGTCGCAACGGGGCTTGAACCGCAACTTCCGCTCCGCAGCGATGTGGTGACGGTGATGGAAAAATGGGAATCGATCGAAGCGCTGCAAGCTCATCTGGTTGCGCCTCATATGGACGAATATCGGACCAAGGTTTCCGACATCGTGCTCGGAATGCAGCTACAAGTGGTGGAGCCAGCCTAACTGCTCATGCGTGACGTGCAGAGTCAACTCCGACAAGCGATTGACGACGGCCAGCCGGTCGTCTTGTGTCGTTTGGTCGAAACGCGCGGCTCCACTCCGCAAAAGCCGGGCGCAGCAATGTTGGTCTATCCCAACGGCGCCCAGGCCGGCACGTTAGGCGGAGGTTGCGTCGAAGCGGAGGTGCGGCGTCAGGCGCTGCGTCTCCTTCTGCAAGCCAAGCCGGAAATCATGACGTTTCATTTGGACTCGGATTATGGTTGGGACGATGGCCTGATCTGCGGTGGTCGAATGAAGGTTTTGATGGATCCGGTTGGAAAGGACGCCGCAACGCGCGATTATTACGAACGCCTGTTCTCCGTAGCAGAGCAGGGGGGAACCGAAGCGATTCGGATTGAAGGAGAATCGCACGAACTGCGG
The nucleotide sequence above comes from Blastopirellula sp. J2-11. Encoded proteins:
- a CDS encoding sugar porter family MFS transporter, encoding MTSRLFYWSLTSALAGFLFGFDTVVISGAEETIENLWKLDKVTHGLAMSAALWGTVLGSLIGGWPTDAWGRRKTLISIGAFYFISAVWSALATDVNTFMIARFIGGLGVGISTVTAPLYISEISPPERRGRLAAMFQFNIVFGILIAYASNAALAGVGPHAWRWMLGVEAFPAIIYTLMCFTLPESPRWLITKQDDRAAGLHVLQMVAPDRTPEEIDALADEIAEAAIVEKKSLSSFWSAKMFTPIMLAFLVAFFNQMSGINAILYFAPRIFKEAGLSGEAALQTSISIGFVNLVFTFAGLWLIDRLGRKTLLVIGSFGYISSLLGCSWASWNDHYVVLAACVNLFIASHAIGQGAVIWVLISEVFPNRYRAMGQSLGSFTHWIFAALITALFPLFAEQLGMGAIFLFFCGMMVLQLIWVVTMVPETKGVPLEEMERKLGVTP
- a CDS encoding putative quinol monooxygenase codes for the protein MIYVIATIELEPGSREQFLTAFHALVPLVHAEKGCLEYGPTIDVATGLEPQLPLRSDVVTVMEKWESIEALQAHLVAPHMDEYRTKVSDIVLGMQLQVVEPA
- a CDS encoding serine protease, whose amino-acid sequence is MSLARLSCLTVVVIAMMGCGRSKPTAPTVQITMPEDGGAPGNGFVSGWNDAYAAEARARPSERPPPGMFSPGNHAAAPRPGYTRPPMTNPPVVNRQPPVTMPPRTVPSMPPVSDPNNLTPLSPTLEPIVVQLTMTKQDGRVVHGGGVVVSKDGLVVTTASLIQDAVAGEAVFCNQQKTTVLGHFANHADDENPLAAVIVDTHGFELEATRVSPLLASKNMTVKIGDPLLYFETDAFPFPRQQIVANGLLQPPHRRTFNRSDPKQYRTIYTTARSEDSPQGNPMFDRTGELVAITIVNNKNAQVIAVSIHEIAEQLPSMTLARSTRYTGEMAPMR